A region of Arabidopsis thaliana chromosome 5, partial sequence DNA encodes the following proteins:
- the KCO2 gene encoding Ca2+ activated outward rectifying K+ channel 2 (Ca2+ activated outward rectifying K+ channel 2 (KCO2); FUNCTIONS IN: outward rectifier potassium channel activity, calcium ion binding; INVOLVED IN: potassium ion transport; LOCATED IN: plant-type vacuole membrane; EXPRESSED IN: sperm cell; CONTAINS InterPro DOMAIN/s: Potassium channel, two pore-domain (InterPro:IPR003280), EF-Hand 1, calcium-binding site (InterPro:IPR018247), Ion transport 2 (InterPro:IPR013099); BEST Arabidopsis thaliana protein match is: Ca2+ activated outward rectifying K+ channel 6 (TAIR:AT4G18160.1); Has 1807 Blast hits to 1807 proteins in 277 species: Archae - 0; Bacteria - 0; Metazoa - 736; Fungi - 347; Plants - 385; Viruses - 0; Other Eukaryotes - 339 (source: NCBI BLink).) codes for MANDGNGDNNDDPLRQYLMNPRINPPPPSLLTLPENNDVTIPMPITPLELKNRLIFGSFVRSRKESSLPIDALSQNPSTSSSATTSFSDSTDLLLPLTEPNKPVRKSKPTINFHRSKTAPAMAAINNISHPNDPKTDQQSDSKTIVNQAVALLVVYLSLGVLIYWLNRDSYNVKQTHPVVDALYFCIVTMCTIGYGDITPDSVVTKLFSIFFVLVGFGFMDILLSGMVTYVLDLQENYMLETARNESLNLNDRDKVRSYIIDVKKGRMRIRLKVGLALGVVVLCLGFGVLIMHFVEKIGWLDSFYFSVMSVTTVGYGDRAFNTLAGRLLAAMWLLVSTLAVARAILFLAESRVDKRNRERAKKVLGESMSISQFLDADIDCNGCVSKAEFVIYKLKKMDKITEKDINPIGFQFDKLDRTNSGRITLLDLLESSTKDLPTATSI; via the exons ATGGCTAACGACGGTAACGGCGATAACAACGATGACCCATTACGCCAATACTTGATGAACCCAAGAATCAACCCACCACCACCGTCTCTGTTAACATTACCGGAGAACAATGACGTCACAATTCCGATGCCAATAACTCCATTGGAACTTAAAAACCGATTAATCTTCGGTTCATTCGTTCGTTCTAGAAAAGAATCATCTCTTCCCATCGATGCTCTCTCTCAAAACCCTTCTACGTCATCCTCCGCCACAACCTCATTCTCCGATTCCACAGACCTCCTTCTCCCACTTACGGAGCCTAATAAACCGGTTCGGAAATCTAAACCGACCATCAATTTCCACCGGTCTAAAACAGCTCCTGCTATGGCTGCAATCAACAATATATCTCATCCCAATGATCCCAAAACAGATCAGCAATCTGATTCGAAAACTATTGTAAACCAAGCTGTTGCTTTACTTGTTGTGTATCTATCCTTAGGTGTGCTTATCTATTGGTTGAATCGAGATAGCTACAATGTGAAGCAGACTCATCCTGTTGTTGATGCTTTGTACTTTTGTATTGTTACGATGTGTACGATTGGGTATGGAGATATAACGCCGGATAGCGTGGTGACCAAGCTGTTTTCGATATTTTTTGTGCTtgttgggtttggttttatggATATATTGCTTAGTGGGATGGTTACTTATGTTCTTGATCTTCAAGAAAACTATATGTTGGAAACTGCGAGGAATGAAAGCTTGAACTTGAATGATCGGGACAAAGTGAGATCGTATATAATCGATGTCAAGAAAGGGAGGATGAGGATTAGGTTGAAAGTAGGGTTGGCATTAGGTGTTGTGGTGTTATGCCTTGGATTTGGAGTTTTGATTATGCattttgttgagaaaatcGGGTGGTTGGATTCGTTTTATTTCTCGGTTATGTCGGTTACTACGGTTGGGTATGGTGACCGGGCTTTTAATACCTTGGCCGGTAGGCTTCTTGCTGCGATGTGGTTGCTTGTTTCTACTTTAGCGGTTGCTCGagcgattttgtttttggctgaATCAAGAGTTGATAAGAGGAATAGGGAGCGGGCGAAGAAAGTTCTCGGCGAAAGCATGTCTATCTCTCAGTTCTTAGATGCGGATATCGACTGTAATGGCTGCGTGAG TAAAGCAGAGTTTGTGATATACAAACTAAAGAAGATGGACAAAATAACCGAAAAGGACATTAACCCGATCGGTTTCCAGTTTGACAAGCTTGACCGAACCAATAGTGGAAGGATTACACTTTTAGATCTTTTGGAAAGCAGCACAAAAGATTTACCCACTGCAACTTCTATTTAG
- a CDS encoding Serine/Threonine-kinase, putative (DUF1296) — protein MGSSDIDVNSIPEYSRPIVRAMKEIVNCSEQEIYAMLVECNMNADEAITRLLSQEMGSSAIEVNAIPEYTRAIVRSMKEIVNCSEQEIYAMLVECNMNADEAITRLLSQDSFQEVKSKRDKKKEAKDALEIQRLSGRNQYHKSKNGSDQNGGNKLNSYGTSNVQRIRNHLAGSSLNSAISNVETKRVPTSSEEAVPSLSVPSSTLVTALGCGTSASSKDSVTKAPVKDDCLLPEKPVAPNPFSNSFNEPAARRDQLQESPSVSNQIFRNGGSHLLRDNYNNKNDETNQVQRSSCENNRTKDPSVPVNSDQCNSDLQNLKFGRFGSGEVHMIMNNQSLALPSQFLNDPADDLSFRHLNLRDEEEEQQPRMNVANEKMAYEVNSNAARNYNSSPNCDHTEPTQENQYTSSSATDFTFYNSQLFNPVMAPAERSLQMPNLNTFPDSMHQQAFTREHVNAWYSASPLNQSMYAASSLGRRLPVSMTEMNRQAMNHHLYPQPNVPSEHYGNMMNYPYSLPTQNDNTYDMPASAFQQHGGLNNDAYHLRPLVAPLPLHRDSYPCPPTLAAGPYTRSSAYGSANGPAYDSAYGCGMLSDHNTANLRFDDEDDFHTRFSNHLASLQHQNGTSSMWTPPGLNESGSSYYRLYSGPQNQQSESFRRSQQDLL, from the exons ATGGGTTCTTCAGACATTGACGTTAACTCAATCCCGGAGTATTCAAGACCAATCGTACGGGCTATGAAGGAAATCGTGAATTGCTCCGAACAAGAGATTTACGCAATGCTTGTTGAATGCAACATGAACGCTGACGAAGCCATTACTCGACTTCTTTCTCAAG AAATGGGTTCTTCAGCCATTGAAGTTAACGCAATCCCGGAGTATACGAGAGCAATAGTACGGTCTATGAAGGAAATCGTGAATTGCTCCGAACAAGAGATTTACGCAATGCTTGTTGAATGCAACATGAACGCTGACGAAGCCATCACTCGACTTCTTTCTCAAG ATAGTTTCCAGGAAGTGAAGAGTAAACgagacaagaagaaagag GCCAAGGACGCATTAGAGATTCAAAGACTTAGTGGTAGAAACCAGTATCACAAATCTAAGAATGGCAGTGATCAAAATGGAGGAAACAAGCTTAACTCTTATG GAACGAGTAATGTGCAACGAATTCGTAATCATTTGGCTGGTTCTTCATTGAACAG TGCTATATCAAATGTTGAAACTAAGAGAGTGCCAACAAGCTCAGAGGAAGCAGTTCCTTCGTTATCTGTGCCATCTTCTACGTTGGTAACTGCTTTGGGATGTGGTACATCAGCTTCATCAAAAGATAGTGTAACTAAAGCTCCTGTCAAGGATGATTGCCTCTTACCTGAGAAGCCAGTTGCTCCTAATCCATTTTCTAACTCATTTAATGAGCCTGCTGCTAGAAGAGATCAACTTCAAGAATCTCCTTCGGTATCCAACCAAATATTTCGCAATGGAGGCTCACATTTGTTGCGTGACaattacaataacaaaaatgatgaGACTAACCAAGTGCAAAGAAGTTCTTGTGAGAACAATCGAA CCAAAGATCCGTCGGTGCCTGTTAATTCAGACCAATGTAATAGCGACTTACAGAATTTGAAGTTTGGTCGTTTTGGTTCTGGCGAAGTACATATGATTATGAACAATCAAAGCTTGGCTCTCCCATCACAGTTCTTGAATGATCCTGCAGATGATTTGTCTTTCAGACACCTGAACTTAAG agatgaagaggaagaacaacaacCAAGAATGAATGTTGCTAATGAAAAAATGGCATATGAAGTCAACTCAAATGCCGCTCGTAATTACAATTCGTCCCCAAACTGTGATCATACAGAACCTACTCAAGAAAATCAGTACACGTCTTCATCTGCTACagatttcacattttataATAGTCAGCTGTTCAATCCTGTGATGGCTCCTGCAGAACGAAGTCTTCAGATGCCAAATTTGAATACCTTTCCCGACTCTATG CATCAACAAGCATTCACAAGGGAACATGTGAATGCTTGGTACTCGGCTTCTCCTCTCAATCAGTCAATGTATGCTGCCTCTTCACTTGGTCGTAGGCTACCAGTTTCCATGACCGAG ATGAATCGACAAGCCATGAACCACCACCTTTACCCTCAGCCTAATGTTCCTTCAGAGCATTATGGTAATATGATGAACTATCCTTACTCTCTGCCAACACAGAATGATAATACCTACGACATGCCAGCATCAGCATTTCAGCAACATGGTGGTCTTAACAACGACGCCTACCATCTTCGTCCTTTAGTTGCACCGCTTCCTTTGCACAGAGACAGTTATCCATGTCCACCAACTCTCGCTGCTGGTCCTTACACTCGTAGTTCTGCTTACGGTTCCGCTAATGGTCCGGCTTACGATTCTGCTTACGGTTGTGGCATGTTAAGTGATCATAACACTGCGAACTTGAGGTTTGACGATGAAGATGACTTCCACACACGGTTTAGCAATCACTTGGCATCACTTCAGCATCAG AATGGGACCTCAAGTATGTGGACTCCTCCAGGGCTAAACGAATCAGGAAGCAGTTATTACCGCTTATACTCGGGTCCTCAGAATCAGCAGTCAGAGAGTTTCAGACGTAGCCAACAAGATTTACTTTGA
- a CDS encoding Peptidase S41 family protein (Peptidase S41 family protein; FUNCTIONS IN: serine-type peptidase activity; INVOLVED IN: proteolysis, intracellular signaling pathway; LOCATED IN: chloroplast thylakoid lumen; EXPRESSED IN: 21 plant structures; EXPRESSED DURING: 13 growth stages; CONTAINS InterPro DOMAIN/s: Peptidase S41 (InterPro:IPR005151), PDZ/DHR/GLGF (InterPro:IPR001478), Peptidase S41A, C-terminal peptidase (InterPro:IPR004447); BEST Arabidopsis thaliana protein match is: Peptidase S41 family protein (TAIR:AT3G57680.1); Has 35333 Blast hits to 34131 proteins in 2444 species: Archae - 798; Bacteria - 22429; Metazoa - 974; Fungi - 991; Plants - 531; Viruses - 0; Other Eukaryotes - 9610 (source: NCBI BLink).): MRLLLPFSSPLSATSSPSTPQFIPELPPPSQFDYSGLTKILKKSVIGTLTGALSLTLVFSSPISSVAATNDPYLSVNPPSSSFESSLNHFDSAPEDCPNEEEADTEIQDDDIEPQLVTNEGIVEEAWEIVNGAFLDTRSHSWTPETWQKQKDDILASPIKSRSKAHEVIKNMLASLGDQYTRFLSPDEFSRMSKYDITGIGINLREVSDGGGNVKLKVLGLVLDSAADIAGVKQGDEILAVNGMDVSGKSSFEVSSLLQGPSKTFVVLKVKHGKCGPVKSLKIQRQVNAQTPVSYRLEKVDNGTVSVGYIRLKEFNALARKDLVIAMKRLLDKGASYFVMDLRDNLGGLVQAGIETAKLFLDEGDTVIYTAGRDPEAQKTVVSDKKPLITAPLIVMVNNRTASASEIVASALHDNCKAVLVGERTYGKGLIQSVYELRDGSGVVVTIGKYVTPNHMDINGGGIEPDFRNLPAWDEVKERLSKCSILQQS, from the exons ATGAGGCTTTTGCTTCCATTTTCCTCGCCGTTATCCGCCACGTCATCACCGTCGACGCCGCAATTTATCCCTGAACTTCCACCTCCGTCTCAATTTGACTACTCGGGTCTAactaaaattcttaaaaaatcGGTAATCGGAACCCTAACCGGAGCTCTATCGCTCACTCTCGTTTTCTCGTCGCCGATTTCCTCCGTTGCTGCTACTAATGATCCTTATCTCTCTGTCAATCCTCCTTCGTCATCGTTTGAATCTTCTCTGAATCACTTCGATTCGGCTCCTGAAGATTGTCCTAATGAGGAAGAAGCTGATACTGAGATTCAAGATGATGACATTGAGCCTCAGTTAGTAACTAATGAAGGGATTGTTGAAGAAGCTTGGGAGATTGTTAATGGTGCCTTTCTAGATACTCGTAGCCATAGCTGGACTCCTGAAACTTGGCAG AAACAGAAGGATGATATATTAGCTAGTCCTATTAAGAGTAGATCGAAGGCTCATGAAGTGATTAAGAACATGTTGGCTAGTTTGGGTGATCAATACACTCGATTCCTATCACCAGATgag TTTTCTAGGATGTCGAAGTATGACATTACTGGTATTGGAATTAACCTTAGAGAAGTTTCTGATGGTGGTGGAAATGTAAAGTTGAAGGTTCTTGGTCTTGTATTGGACAGTGCTGCTGATATTGCTGGTGTGAAACAG GGAGATGAAATTCTGGCTGTCAATGGAATGGATGTCAGTGGGAAATCATCCTTTGAAGTATCGTCTTTGTTACAAGGCCCTAGTAAAACTTTTGTAGTTCTCAAG GTGAAGCATGGGAAGTGTGGACCTGTTAAGTCTCTGAAAATCCAGAGACAAGTTAATGCACAGACCCCAGTTTCTTACCGGTTGGAAAAAGTTGACAATGGAACAGTCTCTGTCGGGTATATTCGTCTAAAAGAGTTCAATGCGCTGGCTAGAAAAGATTTGGTGATTG CAATGAAACGACTCCTAGACAAGGGTGCGTCTTATTTTGTAATGGATCTTAGAGATAACCTTGGTGGACTTGTGCAG GCTGGAATAGAAACTGCTAAGCTGTTCCTAGATGAAGGAGATACG GTGATATATACAGCGGGGAGAGACCCCGAGGCTCAAAAAACTGTTGTTTCAGATAAGAAACCTTTGATCACTGCCCCACTTATT GTAATGGTAAATAACAGAACAGCAAGTGCTAGTGAAATT GTGGCCTCTGCACTTCATGATAACTGTAAAGCAGTTCTTGTTGGCGAAAGAACTTATGGAAAG GGTTTGATTCAATCGGTGTATGAGCTCCGAGATGGTTCAGGAGTTGTTGTGACAATAGGAAAATATGTCACACCTAACCATATGGATATCAACGGTGGTGGAATTGAACCTGATTTCAGAAATTTACCAG CTTGGGATGAAGTTAAAGAACGTTTATCTAAGTGCAGTATTCTCCAACAAAGTTGA
- a CDS encoding Serine/Threonine-kinase, putative (DUF1296) (Kinase-related protein of unknown function (DUF1296); CONTAINS InterPro DOMAIN/s: Protein of unknown function DUF1296 (InterPro:IPR009719); BEST Arabidopsis thaliana protein match is: Kinase-related protein of unknown function (DUF1296) (TAIR:AT4G18150.1); Has 1807 Blast hits to 1807 proteins in 277 species: Archae - 0; Bacteria - 0; Metazoa - 736; Fungi - 347; Plants - 385; Viruses - 0; Other Eukaryotes - 339 (source: NCBI BLink).), producing MGSSAIEVNAIPEYTRAIVRSMKEIVNCSEQEIYAMLVECNMNADEAITRLLSQDSFQEVKSKRDKKKEAKDALEIQRLSGRNQYHKSKNGSDQNGGNKLNSYGTSNVQRIRNHLAGSSLNSAISNVETKRVPTSSEEAVPSLSVPSSTLVTALGCGTSASSKDSVTKAPVKDDCLLPEKPVAPNPFSNSFNEPAARRDQLQESPSVSNQIFRNGGSHLLRDNYNNKNDETNQVQRSSCENNRTKDPSVPVNSDQCNSDLQNLKFGRFGSGEVHMIMNNQSLALPSQFLNDPADDLSFRHLNLRDEEEEQQPRMNVANEKMAYEVNSNAARNYNSSPNCDHTEPTQENQYTSSSATDFTFYNSQLFNPVMAPAERSLQMPNLNTFPDSMHQQAFTREHVNAWYSASPLNQSMYAASSLGRRLPVSMTEMNRQAMNHHLYPQPNVPSEHYGNMMNYPYSLPTQNDNTYDMPASAFQQHGGLNNDAYHLRPLVAPLPLHRDSYPCPPTLAAGPYTRSSAYGSANGPAYDSAYGCGMLSDHNTANLRFDDEDDFHTRFSNHLASLQHQNGTSSMWTPPGLNESGSSYYRLYSGPQNQQSESFRRSQQDLL from the exons ATGGGTTCTTCAGCCATTGAAGTTAACGCAATCCCGGAGTATACGAGAGCAATAGTACGGTCTATGAAGGAAATCGTGAATTGCTCCGAACAAGAGATTTACGCAATGCTTGTTGAATGCAACATGAACGCTGACGAAGCCATCACTCGACTTCTTTCTCAAG ATAGTTTCCAGGAAGTGAAGAGTAAACgagacaagaagaaagag GCCAAGGACGCATTAGAGATTCAAAGACTTAGTGGTAGAAACCAGTATCACAAATCTAAGAATGGCAGTGATCAAAATGGAGGAAACAAGCTTAACTCTTATG GAACGAGTAATGTGCAACGAATTCGTAATCATTTGGCTGGTTCTTCATTGAACAG TGCTATATCAAATGTTGAAACTAAGAGAGTGCCAACAAGCTCAGAGGAAGCAGTTCCTTCGTTATCTGTGCCATCTTCTACGTTGGTAACTGCTTTGGGATGTGGTACATCAGCTTCATCAAAAGATAGTGTAACTAAAGCTCCTGTCAAGGATGATTGCCTCTTACCTGAGAAGCCAGTTGCTCCTAATCCATTTTCTAACTCATTTAATGAGCCTGCTGCTAGAAGAGATCAACTTCAAGAATCTCCTTCGGTATCCAACCAAATATTTCGCAATGGAGGCTCACATTTGTTGCGTGACaattacaataacaaaaatgatgaGACTAACCAAGTGCAAAGAAGTTCTTGTGAGAACAATCGAA CCAAAGATCCGTCGGTGCCTGTTAATTCAGACCAATGTAATAGCGACTTACAGAATTTGAAGTTTGGTCGTTTTGGTTCTGGCGAAGTACATATGATTATGAACAATCAAAGCTTGGCTCTCCCATCACAGTTCTTGAATGATCCTGCAGATGATTTGTCTTTCAGACACCTGAACTTAAG agatgaagaggaagaacaacaacCAAGAATGAATGTTGCTAATGAAAAAATGGCATATGAAGTCAACTCAAATGCCGCTCGTAATTACAATTCGTCCCCAAACTGTGATCATACAGAACCTACTCAAGAAAATCAGTACACGTCTTCATCTGCTACagatttcacattttataATAGTCAGCTGTTCAATCCTGTGATGGCTCCTGCAGAACGAAGTCTTCAGATGCCAAATTTGAATACCTTTCCCGACTCTATG CATCAACAAGCATTCACAAGGGAACATGTGAATGCTTGGTACTCGGCTTCTCCTCTCAATCAGTCAATGTATGCTGCCTCTTCACTTGGTCGTAGGCTACCAGTTTCCATGACCGAG ATGAATCGACAAGCCATGAACCACCACCTTTACCCTCAGCCTAATGTTCCTTCAGAGCATTATGGTAATATGATGAACTATCCTTACTCTCTGCCAACACAGAATGATAATACCTACGACATGCCAGCATCAGCATTTCAGCAACATGGTGGTCTTAACAACGACGCCTACCATCTTCGTCCTTTAGTTGCACCGCTTCCTTTGCACAGAGACAGTTATCCATGTCCACCAACTCTCGCTGCTGGTCCTTACACTCGTAGTTCTGCTTACGGTTCCGCTAATGGTCCGGCTTACGATTCTGCTTACGGTTGTGGCATGTTAAGTGATCATAACACTGCGAACTTGAGGTTTGACGATGAAGATGACTTCCACACACGGTTTAGCAATCACTTGGCATCACTTCAGCATCAG AATGGGACCTCAAGTATGTGGACTCCTCCAGGGCTAAACGAATCAGGAAGCAGTTATTACCGCTTATACTCGGGTCCTCAGAATCAGCAGTCAGAGAGTTTCAGACGTAGCCAACAAGATTTACTTTGA
- a CDS encoding Peptidase S41 family protein (Peptidase S41 family protein; FUNCTIONS IN: serine-type peptidase activity; INVOLVED IN: proteolysis, intracellular signaling pathway; LOCATED IN: thylakoid lumen, chloroplast thylakoid lumen; EXPRESSED IN: 21 plant structures; EXPRESSED DURING: 13 growth stages; CONTAINS InterPro DOMAIN/s: Peptidase S41 (InterPro:IPR005151), PDZ/DHR/GLGF (InterPro:IPR001478); BEST Arabidopsis thaliana protein match is: Peptidase S41 family protein (TAIR:AT3G57680.1); Has 30201 Blast hits to 17322 proteins in 780 species: Archae - 12; Bacteria - 1396; Metazoa - 17338; Fungi - 3422; Plants - 5037; Viruses - 0; Other Eukaryotes - 2996 (source: NCBI BLink).) translates to MRLLLPFSSPLSATSSPSTPQFIPELPPPSQFDYSGLTKILKKSVIGTLTGALSLTLVFSSPISSVAATNDPYLSVNPPSSSFESSLNHFDSAPEDCPNEEEADTEIQDDDIEPQLVTNEGIVEEAWEIVNGAFLDTRSHSWTPETWQKQKDDILASPIKSRSKAHEVIKNMLASLGDQYTRFLSPDEFSRMSKYDITGIGINLREVSDGGGNVKLKVLGLVLDSAADIAGVKQGDEILAVNGMDVSGKSSFEVSSLLQGPSKTFVVLKVKHGKCGPVKSLKIQRQVNAQTPVSYRLEKVDNGTVSVGYIRLKEFNALARKDLVIAMKRLLDKGASYFVMDLRDNLGGLVQAGIETAKLFLDEGDTVIYTAGRDPEAQKTVVSDKKPLITAPLIVCDESCKPVNLSHYYVILHLALIRILIIVAGNGK, encoded by the exons ATGAGGCTTTTGCTTCCATTTTCCTCGCCGTTATCCGCCACGTCATCACCGTCGACGCCGCAATTTATCCCTGAACTTCCACCTCCGTCTCAATTTGACTACTCGGGTCTAactaaaattcttaaaaaatcGGTAATCGGAACCCTAACCGGAGCTCTATCGCTCACTCTCGTTTTCTCGTCGCCGATTTCCTCCGTTGCTGCTACTAATGATCCTTATCTCTCTGTCAATCCTCCTTCGTCATCGTTTGAATCTTCTCTGAATCACTTCGATTCGGCTCCTGAAGATTGTCCTAATGAGGAAGAAGCTGATACTGAGATTCAAGATGATGACATTGAGCCTCAGTTAGTAACTAATGAAGGGATTGTTGAAGAAGCTTGGGAGATTGTTAATGGTGCCTTTCTAGATACTCGTAGCCATAGCTGGACTCCTGAAACTTGGCAG AAACAGAAGGATGATATATTAGCTAGTCCTATTAAGAGTAGATCGAAGGCTCATGAAGTGATTAAGAACATGTTGGCTAGTTTGGGTGATCAATACACTCGATTCCTATCACCAGATgag TTTTCTAGGATGTCGAAGTATGACATTACTGGTATTGGAATTAACCTTAGAGAAGTTTCTGATGGTGGTGGAAATGTAAAGTTGAAGGTTCTTGGTCTTGTATTGGACAGTGCTGCTGATATTGCTGGTGTGAAACAG GGAGATGAAATTCTGGCTGTCAATGGAATGGATGTCAGTGGGAAATCATCCTTTGAAGTATCGTCTTTGTTACAAGGCCCTAGTAAAACTTTTGTAGTTCTCAAG GTGAAGCATGGGAAGTGTGGACCTGTTAAGTCTCTGAAAATCCAGAGACAAGTTAATGCACAGACCCCAGTTTCTTACCGGTTGGAAAAAGTTGACAATGGAACAGTCTCTGTCGGGTATATTCGTCTAAAAGAGTTCAATGCGCTGGCTAGAAAAGATTTGGTGATTG CAATGAAACGACTCCTAGACAAGGGTGCGTCTTATTTTGTAATGGATCTTAGAGATAACCTTGGTGGACTTGTGCAG GCTGGAATAGAAACTGCTAAGCTGTTCCTAGATGAAGGAGATACG GTGATATATACAGCGGGGAGAGACCCCGAGGCTCAAAAAACTGTTGTTTCAGATAAGAAACCTTTGATCACTGCCCCACTTATTGTATGTGATGAATCATGTAAGCCAGTTAATCTTTCACACTATTATGTTATTTTGCATCTTGCACTGATTAGAATCCTTATTATTGTTGCAGGTAATGGTAAATAA